A portion of the Gossypium arboreum isolate Shixiya-1 chromosome 8, ASM2569848v2, whole genome shotgun sequence genome contains these proteins:
- the LOC108468187 gene encoding protein REVERSION-TO-ETHYLENE SENSITIVITY1-like isoform X1, whose translation MVIVHHQELHRSDPYVPITDRKQGFDIELMSSTSKVEHELWPLDGIDSKNSKFPCCLVWTPLPVVSWLAPFIGHVGICREDGAVLDFSVSNFVNVDGFAFGAAARYVQLDREKCCFPPNMSGHTCKQGYQHSEYGTAITWDDALRSSARNFEHKSYNLFTCNSHSFVANCLNRLSYDGSMDWNMITVVALVIIKGHWVNNMSIIRSFLPSTVVLCLGLVSVGWPFLVGLFSFSILLMGWFLLGTYCFKTLLER comes from the exons ATGGTGATAGTTCACCACCAAGAACTACATAGATCCGACCCCTATGTTCCAATAACGGATCGCAAACAAGGTTTCGATATTGAACTTATGAGTTCTACTTCTAAAGTTGAGCATGAATTGTGGCCGTTGGATGGAATTGATTCGAAGAATTCAAAGTTTCCTTGTTGTCTAGTTTGGACACCACTCCCTGTTGTTTCATGGTTAGCACCTTTCATAGGACACGTTGGGATTTGCCGAGAGGATGGAGCGGTTCTTGACTTTTCGGTATCGAATTTTGTCAATGTTGATGGTTTTGCTTTTGGTGCTGCAGCTCGATATGTTCAACTCGATAGAGAAAAG TGTTGCTTTCCTCCCAACATGTCCGGGCATACGTGCAAGCAAGGCTACCAACATTCCGAGTACGGGACTGCAATCACATGGGACGATGCGTTACGGTCGAGCGCACGTAACTTTGAGCACAAGAGCTACAACCTCTTCACGTGCAACTCTCACTCGTTCGTAGCCAATTGTCTCAACCGACTTAGCTACGACGGATCAATGGATTGGAACATGATAACCGTGGTGGCTTTAGTAATTATCAAGGGGCATTGGGTCAATAACATGTCGATAATAAGATCATTCCTCCCTTCCACGGTGGTGCTTTGCCTCGGGTTAGTATCAGTCGGCTGGCCCTTTTTGGTTGGATTGTTCTCATTCTCTATACTTCTAATGGGGTGGTTTCTATTGGGAACTTATTGTTTCAAAACGTTATTGGAAAGATAG
- the LOC108468187 gene encoding protein REVERSION-TO-ETHYLENE SENSITIVITY1-like isoform X2, whose product MNITNNYLKKKNLSSSFIDLYFMAGHVGICREDGAVLDFSVSNFVNVDGFAFGAAARYVQLDREKCCFPPNMSGHTCKQGYQHSEYGTAITWDDALRSSARNFEHKSYNLFTCNSHSFVANCLNRLSYDGSMDWNMITVVALVIIKGHWVNNMSIIRSFLPSTVVLCLGLVSVGWPFLVGLFSFSILLMGWFLLGTYCFKTLLER is encoded by the exons ATGAACATCACCAACaactacttaaaaaaaaaaaacctttcttcttccttcatcGATCTTTACTTTATGGCAG GACACGTTGGGATTTGCCGAGAGGATGGAGCGGTTCTTGACTTTTCGGTATCGAATTTTGTCAATGTTGATGGTTTTGCTTTTGGTGCTGCAGCTCGATATGTTCAACTCGATAGAGAAAAG TGTTGCTTTCCTCCCAACATGTCCGGGCATACGTGCAAGCAAGGCTACCAACATTCCGAGTACGGGACTGCAATCACATGGGACGATGCGTTACGGTCGAGCGCACGTAACTTTGAGCACAAGAGCTACAACCTCTTCACGTGCAACTCTCACTCGTTCGTAGCCAATTGTCTCAACCGACTTAGCTACGACGGATCAATGGATTGGAACATGATAACCGTGGTGGCTTTAGTAATTATCAAGGGGCATTGGGTCAATAACATGTCGATAATAAGATCATTCCTCCCTTCCACGGTGGTGCTTTGCCTCGGGTTAGTATCAGTCGGCTGGCCCTTTTTGGTTGGATTGTTCTCATTCTCTATACTTCTAATGGGGTGGTTTCTATTGGGAACTTATTGTTTCAAAACGTTATTGGAAAGATAG
- the LOC108469899 gene encoding abscisic acid receptor PYL2-like, which produces MDSAEPPPHGLTKEEYTELKPLIQTYHKFEPIPNTCTSLITQRIDAPVRAVWPFIRSFEAPQRYKHFIKSCNMSSGDGGVGSVREVTVVSGLPASTSTERLEMLDDEKHILSFRVVGGEHRLRNYRSVTSVSEFKEEGKVYTVVLESYIVDIPEGNSGEDTKMFVDTVVKLNLQKLGVIAIAGSVHGHD; this is translated from the coding sequence ATGGACTCAGCGGAGCCACCCCCTCACGGCCTAACCAAAGAAGAATACACCGAGCTTAAGCCATTGATCCAAACATACCACAAATTCGAGCCAATACCCAACACATGCACGTCCCTCATAACCCAACGCATCGACGCTCCGGTCCGAGCCGTATGGCCATTCATTCGTAGCTTCGAAGCACCTCAAAGATACAAGCACTTCATAAAAAGCTGCAATATGAGCAGCGGCGACGGCGGTGTAGGAAGCGTTAGGGAAGTCACCGTCGTTTCGGGTCTACCGGCGTCGACGAGTACGGAGAGGTTGGAGATGTTGGATGATGAGAAGCATATATTGAGTTTTAGGGTCGTCGGTGGTGAACATAGGTTGAGGAACTACCGGTCGGTGACGTCGGTGAGTGAGTTTAAAGAGGAAGGTAAGGTTTATACAGTTGTTTTGGAATCTTATATCGTTGATATACCGGAAGGGAATAGTGGAGAAGATACGAAGATGTTTGTGGATACGGTGGTGAAGTTGAATCTACAAAAGCTTGGGGTTATTGCAATAGCCGGTTCAGTTCATGGACATGATTGA
- the LOC108469898 gene encoding ferrochelatase-2, chloroplastic — translation MEAAAASLSGSNIFHRNYRFSRSIIRSRYIASGSRYFSNSDLNTQNHSVFKGPNLSNVQIQKRNLRLQTNCALGVCTFPENVMGSHHSHVVEEKLGVLLLNLGGPETLNDVQPFLYNLFADPDIIRLPRLLRFLQRPLAKLISVLRAPKSKEGYAAIGGGSPLRKITDEQADALRMALEAKNVRANVYVGMRYWFPFTEEAIEQIKRDRITKLVVLPLYPQFSISTTGSSIRVLQRIFKGDAYLSRLPVSVILSWYQRQGYINSMADLIEKELGKFAKPEEVMIFFSAHGVPVSYVEEAGDPYKDQMEECIYLIMQELKARGIGNDHTLAYQSRVGPVQWLKPYTDEVLVEIGQKGVKSLLAVPISFVSEHIETLEEIDMEYKHLALESGIKNWGRVPALGCNSLFISDLADAVVEALPLAKALSASTENDEEAEYDPLRYLVKMFFGSILAFLLLLTPRVVLAFRNSLF, via the exons ATGGAAGCAGCAGCAGCATCTTTATCTGGATCCAATATCTTCCATCGTAATTACAGATTTTCAAG GTCGATTATTCGGAGCAGATATATTGCTTCTGGGTCACGCTATTTCTCAAATTCTGATTTGAATACTCAAAATCATAGCGTTTTCAAAGGACCCAATCTCAGTAATGTACAAATTCAAAAGAGAAATTTGAGGTTACAAACGAATTGCGCTCTGGGTGTTTGTACTTTCCCTGAAAATGTTATGGGATCTCATCACTCACATGTTGTGGAAGAGAAACTTGGGGTCTTGCTTTTGAACCTTGGAGGTCCCGAGACACTTAATGATGTTCAACCCTTTTTGTATAACTTGTTTGCTGATCCT GATATTATAAGGTTGCCTCGGCTATTGAGGTTTCTTCAACGACCATTGGCAAAGTTAATATCTGTTCTTAGAGCTCCTAAGAGCAAAGAAGGGTATGCTGCTATCGGTGGCGGTTCACCTTTGCGTAAAATAACCGATGAACAG GCAGATGCCCTTAGAATGGCTTTGGAGGCAAAGAACGTACGTGCTAATGTATATGTTGGAATGCGATATTGGTTCCCCTTCACTGAGGAAGCAATTGAACAG ATTAAGCGGGACAGAATAACAAAGCTCGTTGTGCTGCCTCTATATCCTCAGTTCTCCATCTCCACAACCGGTTCCAGCATCCGTGTTCTCCAACGTATATTCAA GGGAGATGCATATTTATCAAGACTACCTGTATCTGTCATTCTTTCATGGTATCAACGACAAGGTTATATTAACTCTATGGCTGACTTGATCGAGAAAGAGTTGGGTAAATTTGCAAAGCCTGAAGAG GTCATGATATTCTTTAGTGCCCACGGGGTACCTGTCAGCTATGTCGAGGAAGCCGGAGATCCATACAAAGATCAAATGGAGGAGTGTATCTACTTAATCATGCAAGAGCTGAAAGCTAGAGGGATTGGAAACGATCATACCCTCGCTTACCAG AGTCGAGTCGGACCCGTCCAATGGCTAAAGCCCTATACTGATGAAGTTCTTGTCGAGATTGGTCAAAAAGGAGTGAAGAGTCTTCTAGCTGTTCCTATAAG CTTTGTGAGTGAACACATAGAGACCCTCGAAGAGATTGACATGGAATATAAACATTTAGCTCTCGAGTCCGGTATCAAGAATTGGGGTCGTGTTCCCGCTCTAGGTTGCAACTCTTTATTCATCAGTGACTTAGCCGATGCTGTAGTTGAAGCTCTACCATTAGCAAAAGCCCTGTCAGCCTCAACGGAAAATGACGAAGAAGCCGAATATGATCCCTTAAGATACCTTGTCAAAATGTTCTTCGGCTCGATATTGGCATTTCTCTTGCTATTGACACCAAGGGTAGTGCTTGCATTTAGGAATAGCCTCTTTTAG